The bacterium region GGCCGAGGTAGCGCAGCTGTTGCAAGTGCAAGAGTCTGATCTCGATTCGAGCTTTAGCGTCGTCCTCATCGACCCCAAGCGTGGCCTCTACACAGTGCGCATACGTGAGCAGTCGGGTGCCCATCCCTATACGACCGGCCCGCGGCTCAAAGGTCCATTTGCCGATCCTGGCATTGCCCATTTCGGACCGTTGCAGTCCTAGGCGTTTAGTCCCGCGTACCGGGTTCCGCCGTCCAACCATTGGCGCCTCATTACGGATAGTGGGGCGCTTTTTTTGTATAATGGAGCGCGTTATGAAGCCGGACCGCATCAGAGTGTTGCGTCGCGTTGTCTGGCGTTATTATCGTCGGGCGGGGCGGGATTTGCCGTGGCGACGGACAAGAAATCCGTACCGGATTTTGGTCTCCGAAGTGATGCTCCAACAGACGCAAGCTGAACGAGTGCTGTCGAAGTATCGCGAGTTTCTCCATCGCTTCCCGACTGTTCGTGCCCTTGCCGAGGCGTCGCTCTCCGAGGTACTTCGTGCCTGGTCCGGCCTCGGGTACAACCGCCGTGCGCTTTTCCTCAAGACAGCGGCGGAAATTATTCTGGCCGAGCATGGCGGCCGCGTGCCGCGGCGCTCTGCGGCGCTCGAGCGGCTTCCGGGCGTCGGCGCGTACACGGCGCGGGCGATCCTCTGTTTTGCGTTTGACGAGCCGACGGTGTTCCTCGAGACGAACATCCGCACGGTTTTTATCCACCATTTTTTTGCTGAGCGCATCAGGCGGGGAAGTGGAGTGAGCGACCGTGAGCTCCTACCGCTCATTGGAGCGTCGCTTGATCGCCGCGATCCTCGCGAG contains the following coding sequences:
- a CDS encoding A/G-specific adenine glycosylase; this encodes MKPDRIRVLRRVVWRYYRRAGRDLPWRRTRNPYRILVSEVMLQQTQAERVLSKYREFLHRFPTVRALAEASLSEVLRAWSGLGYNRRALFLKTAAEIILAEHGGRVPRRSAALERLPGVGAYTARAILCFAFDEPTVFLETNIRTVFIHHFFAERIRRGSGVSDRELLPLIGASLDRRDPREWYFALMDYGAHLKQTVGNVSRASTQYARQSAFRGSAREARGRTLKLLVVRAMSETELVRLSTLPRDRIRRALASLARDGLVEKTGKRYALTA